Proteins co-encoded in one Arachis hypogaea cultivar Tifrunner chromosome 11, arahy.Tifrunner.gnm2.J5K5, whole genome shotgun sequence genomic window:
- the LOC112723303 gene encoding uncharacterized protein, whose translation MSAIVCGKRSAIFEDLPSASASSSSSSPPVSKRIRFSSSSPVRRHSFLLDHLVAFFPDMDKQLLEKALEECGNDLDSAIRSLNDLRLGGFHDNSIDSAPAVGSHVPIDPTAHLLPQGEPKCEAEVAACEEPVPGQDYPLNGAEWVELFVKEMMNASNMDDAKARASRVLEALEKSIFTRVNAETGQSFHQEKLVLKEQMEALIQENIVLKRAICIQHERQKEYEDRNQELQQLKQLVSQYQEQLRTLEVNNYALTMHLKQAEQSSSIPGRFHPDVF comes from the exons ATGTCTGCCATCGTGTGCGGCAAGAGATCCGCCATATTCGAAGACCTTCCTTCTGCTtctgcctcttcttcttcctcctcccctCCCGTCTCCAAGAGGATCCGCTTCTCCTCCTCTTCCCCCGTTCGCAGGCACTCCTTCCTCCTCGATCATCTCGTCGCTTTCTTCCCTGACATGGACAAGCAG CTACTGGAGAAGGCACTCGAAGAATGCGGGAATGATCTCGATTCTGCCATCAGGAGCTTGAACGACCTTCGCCTCGGAGGATTTCACGATAACTCCATTGATTCTGCTCCTGCCGTTGGCTCCCATGTACCGATAGATCCAACTGCTCACCTTCTTCCCCAAG GTGAACCGAAATGTGAGGCAGAAGTTGCAGCTTGTGAGGAACCAGTCCCCGGACAAGATTATCCTTTAAATGGTGCCGAATGGGTGGAGCTTTTTGTTAAAGAAATGATGAATGCCTCAAACATGGATGATGCCAAAGCTCGAGCTTCAAGAGTGCTAGAGGCTTTGGAGAAATCCATTTTCACTCGAGTAAATGCAGAAACAGGGCAGAGCTTTCACCAG GAAAAGTTGGTGCTAAAGGAACAAATGGAGGCCCTTATTCAAGAAAATATAGTTCTAAAGCGAGCAATCTGTATTCAGCATGAACGCCAGAAAGAGTACGAAGACAGGAATCAAGAGTTGCAGCAGTTGAAACAATTAGTATCCCAATACCAGGAACAGCTAAGAACTCTAGAGGTGAACAATTATGCATTGACAATGCATTTAAAGCAAGCAGAACAAAGCAGTTCCATACCTGGGCGTTTCCATCCGGACGTGTTCTAG
- the LOC112723304 gene encoding calmodulin-like protein 2: MLIDSLSSNYTPSFFFVFLFFLIQFLNMVLATLLLLLLFIAAIINIFFNIPTNKICACLQILFPKKTKTNTTAEAPSSSSRSSAASALRKEELRKVFSTFDKNGDGFITGQELKESLRNIRMLMTDTEIDDIVVKFDSNGDGLLDFEEFCLLTRELGGEVEQEEEEVNLKEAFDVFDKDKDGLISVEELALVLTSLGLREGKNIQECRDMIRKVDMDGDGMVNFHEFKKMMINNNGGNRFNPSIFS; encoded by the coding sequence ATGCTCATTGACTCATTGTCTTCTAACTACACACCTTCGTTCTTCtttgtcttcctcttcttccttatCCAATTCTTAAACATGGTTCTAGCTACACTCTTGCTATTACTGCTTTTCATTGCAGCCATCATCAACATCTTTTTTAACATACCCACTAACAAGATTTGTGCGTGCCTTCAAATTTTGTTCCCCAAGAAGACCAAAACCAATACTACTGCTGAAGCTCCATCATCATCTTCTAGATCCTCAGCAGCATCTGCGTTGAGGAAAGAGGAGCTTAGGAAGGTGTTTTCGACTTTCGACAAGAACGGGGACGGGTTCATCACAGGGCAGGAGCTGAAGGAGTCACTGAGGAACATCAGAATGTTGATGACGGACACAGAGATTGATGACATTGTTGTCAAGTTTGATTCCAACGGGGACGGGTTGCTTGATTTCGAAGAGTTTTGCTTGCTAACGAGGGAATTGGGAGGTGAAGttgaacaagaggaagaagaggtgaaCTTGAAGGAGGCGTTTGATGTGTTTGACAAAGACAAAGATGGGTTAATATCAGTGGAGGAGCTTGCTTTGGTGCTAACTTCCTTGGGATTAAGGGAAGGGAAGAATATTCAAGAGTGCAGGGACATGATTAGGAAGGTTGATATGGATGGTGATGGCATGGTTAATTTTCATGAGTTCAAGAAAATGATGATCAATAACAATGGAGGAAACCGTTTCAATCCATCCATCTTTTCATAA
- the LOC112722122 gene encoding uncharacterized protein, which produces MGATPFHPSILKVQLPKNFDKPTDMRYDGTKDPQEHLTAFETRMNLEGVSEAVRCRAFPVILAGPIIWWFNALPQESIMAFADILQRFLAQFTTRIAKAKHSINLLRVTQRAGEPTMKFLDRFNDECLEIDGLTDSVASLCLINGLLNEDFKKHLTTKPVWTMQEI; this is translated from the coding sequence ATGGGTGCAACCCCTTTCCACCCTTCGATCCTCAAGGTCCAGCTACCGAAAAACTTTGACAAGCctacggacatgaggtacgatgggACGAAAGACCCACAGGAACATCTGACGGCCTTTGAGACCAGAATGAACCTGGAGGGTGTTAGTGAGGCTGTCAGGTGCCGTGCTTTCCCAGTAATCCTGGCAGGTCCAATAATATGGTGGTTTAATGCGCTCCCGCAGGAGTCTATTATGGCCTTCGCGGACATCTTACAGAGGTTCTTAGCGCAGTTCACCACGCGGATAGCCAAAGCCAAGCACTCGATCAACTTGTTAAGGGTCACGCAACGTGCTGGCGAGCCAACGATGAAGTTCCTCGATCGGTTCAATGATGAATGTCTAGAGATTGATGGCTTGACGGACTCGGTAGCAAGCCTATGCCTGATAAATGGCCTATTGAATGAGGACTTTAAGAAGCATCTCACTACTAAGCCTGTTTGGACGATGCAAGAAATCTAA